The Argopecten irradians isolate NY chromosome 6, Ai_NY, whole genome shotgun sequence genome has a window encoding:
- the LOC138325886 gene encoding uncharacterized protein — MTGLVRFRDDSPSDFLEEEDNCYINEDVLLNPSSDSDSEDDWSHVQQLVRLSRRRQRDSEPLLYTFPEPDDDTIQPQKTPLPLLDLSASATALHYSWESLEKCVPPLDQHLLKKISRWSFPSDEKRVKCCARLCMKSEDEWRKAQMMRRDGYIREMRQVGLMLTAVVGSPTSKISAKVTLKFERQTIVSTKCSRCPKKLWCCHILSVALYRIKEADKVPVYPPMTEILSDLSRDQLQKLLQCAITNDPEALLPVFSNLDAVQDRKSDLYNQKGAPDPTFGVEGETNQMWDLSFDKLKADMNHMLHNYEYPLTCDFVKKAASPFHRKFFQRIPELVNSGHIEQAGKVLIIITKALLDVLPSDADDSLWEAFLDSERMYSCFISSYSGPIREDLISSAIEINRKCEVMRAWLEFPRLSSWVRITSIGLGSCLQDLRRRHKPKSGQDHLREVEEASSEAAFYQPVCASLIPISSNTLQDLLSGEHPPFTSKYDEALPVLLLRFDSLVMYGSDQSSRALFRLGVTILKKLLIMSSHLSILGCNSPAFAAFSFHQDDDTEPSEAKRARLEDDGSQPTLSERQITLAMLYICYVLVKTNYMKTVRDDDPSLQVVIESMYRAIELGYLRPVYPRTEDDPLEFDDYVWLHEMEVELTTSYLYQSGRSSKVEQCYVDRLLSRGLGFYNSVVPIGLLHTLCMSNSGSELEDTIVKICLEAVCTSVTPFKGKNPENFLSIHEENWTEVLCLAYKVFFCENSQVEAEKMIAHFSKLHDSFFAHMAYDAFENHIFNDRWGKDDLNISSYPIQFVLCFIRQSLKHDWKPFLNQYKVESIGSLLAMIGLEEPGKVTYHLLEDWRSVSEYFNETEVEKFLDIMNKFVKNSTNKPLDGHFQFVLDHMERTDTMHKPPSCYILKVLNTDALQQKALENVMWNYKSYTADALLWIAKYWHETIESPRLPEMIFCRHVFHLLQLAFYKIREQIRKKGTSATEKDQCIEQVKWFFNVIAGEGTPKQAKGNQFDVFLRELDETYSSMPMFLLSFFETICLAVDLQIKATKKLGQKVMMQLQSEFISKIESANTIPEYDEILKRLSEAQRSCYFNGICKSLNDFRLHVTVPIRLHHSTKGDFMSHMDKHYSNLFYLV, encoded by the exons AGGACGTTCTATTGAACCCGTCCAGTGACAGTGATAGTGAAGATGATTGGTCACATGTACAACAGTTGGTACGTCTATCACGGCGACGTCAGCGTGATAGTGAGCCTCTGTTGTACACATTCCCAGAACCAGATGATGATACCATACAGCCACAGAAGACACCGCTACCTCTCCTTGATTTGTCAGCATCTGCTACAGCTCTACACTACAGCTGGGAAAGCCTGGAAAAATGTGTCCCGCCACTAGATCAACATTTACTGAAAAAA ATATCACGTTGGTCATTTCCAAGTGATGAGAAGAGGGTGAAATGTTGTGCGAGACTTTGCATGAAATCGGAGGATGAGTGGAGGAAGGCCCAAATGATGCGTAGGGATGGATACATCCGAGAGATGCGACAAGTCG GGTTGATGTTAACAGCTGTTGTTGGTTCACCAACCTCAAAAATCTCTGCCAAAGTGACTCTGAAGTTTGAGAGGCAGACCATTGTGTCTACAAAATGTAGTCGCTGTCCAAAGAAACTGTGGTGTTGTCATATACTGTCAGTGGCCCTGTATAGGATCAAGGAGGCAGACAAG GTGCCTGTGTATCCACCCATGACTGAGATTTTATCGGATCTGTCACGTGACCAGCTACAGAAACTCCTACAATGTGCAATCACCAACGACCCAGAGGCCCTTCTCCCGGTCTTCAGTAATTTGG ATGCTGTGCAGGATCGTAAGTCAGACTTGTATAACCAGAAGGGAGCACCAGACCCCACGTTTGGTGTGGAAGGGGAGACAAATCAGATGTGGGACCTCTCATTTGACAAACTCAAGGCAGATATGAATCATATGCTGCACAACTA tGAATACCCATTGACATGTGACTTTGTGAAGAAAGCTGCTTCACCATTCCACCGCAAGTTTTTCCAGAGAATCCCCGAACTCGTCAACAGTGGCCATATAGAACAGGCAGGGAAAGTGTTAATTATCATCACCAAGGCATTACTAGATG TTTTACCTTCAGACGCAGACGACAGTTTATGGGAGGCGTTTCTGGATAGTGAGAGAATGTATAGCTGTTTTATCTCATCTTATAGTGGACCAATCCGTGAGGATCTCATCTCATCTGCCATCGAAATTAACAG AAAATGTGAAGTGATGAGAGCTTGGTTAGAATTCCCAAGGCTGTCCTCTTGGGTACGGATCACATCCATTGGTTTGGGATCTTGTCTACAAGATCTGCGACGAAGACACAAGCCCAAGTCGGGACAGGACCACCTTAGGGAAGTTGAGGAGGCGTCCAGTGAGGCAGCCTTCTACCAACCTGTGTGTGCCAGTCTCATCCCAATCTCATCCAATACATTACAGGATTTATTAAGCGGAGAACATCCACCATTTACTTC TAAATATGACGAAGCCCTGCCGGTCCTGCTACTGCGGTTTGACAGCCTTGTGATGTACGGTAGTGACCAATCATCAAGGGCCCTCTTCAGGCTGGGAGTGACCATTCTGAAAAAACTTCTCATCATGTCCTCTCAC CTTTCCATTCTTGGTTGTAACTCTCCAGCGTTTGCAGCATTTAGCTTCCATCAAG ATGATGATACCGAGCCTTCAGAAGCCAAGAGAGCTAGACTAGAGGATGATGGATCACAGCCTACACTATCAGAG AGACAGATAACACTTGCCATGCTGTACATATGTTACGTACTGGTAAAGACTAACTATATGAAGACTGTTAGAGATGATGACCCATCATTACAAGTTGTCATTGAATCTATGTACCGGGCCATAGAGCTGGGCTATCTGAGGCCGGTGTACCCTAGGACTGAGGATGACCCGCTGGAATTTGATGACTATGTCTGGTTACATGAGATGGAGGTTGAACTGACTACATCCTACCTTTATCAAAGTGGACGTAGTAGTAAGGTTGAGCAGTGTTATGTGGACAGACTGCTGAGTCGTGGACTCGGCTTCTATAACTCGGTGGTGCCGATTGGCCTGTTACACACCTTATGTATGTCAAACAGCGGATCAGAGCTGGAAGATACCATCGTCAAGATCTGTCTGGAGGCCGTCTGTACTTCTGTTACACCCTTCAAGGGAAAGAATCCAG AAAATTTCCTGAGTATTCATGAAGAAAACTGGACTGAAGTTCTATGCCTGGCATACAAAGTTTTCTTCTGTGAGAACTCACAGGTAGAAGCTGAAAAG ATGATTGCCCACTTTTCCAAACTCCATGACAGCTTCTTTGCACACATGGCCTATGATGCCTTTGAAAACCATATCTTCAATGACCGTTGGGGTAAGGATGACTTGAACATATCTTCATACCCAATCCAGTTTGTTCTGTGCTTCATAAGGCAGAGTTTGAAACATGACTGGAAGCCATTCCTGAACCAGTATAAGGTTGAGAGTATCGGCAGTTTGCTAGCCATGATAGGGTTGGAGGAGCCTGGGAAGGTCACCTATCATTTGCTTGAAGACTGGAGATCAGTTTCAGAATACTTCAATGAGACTGAAGTGGAAAAGTTTCTGGACatcatgaataaatttgtgaaGAACTCTACAAACAAACCACTTGATGGTCATTTTCAATTTGTGTTGGATCACATGGAGCGCACAGACACGATGCACAAACCACCTAGCTGCTATATCTTAAAAGTTCTCAACACTGATGCACTGCAACAGAAAGCTCTGGAAAATGTCATGTGGAACTATAAAAGCTACACAGCTGATGCCTTGCTGTGGATAGCCAAATATTGGCATGAAACTATTGAATCACCAAGGCTACCGGAGATGATCTTCTGTCGCCATGTGTTCCATCTCTTACAACTTGCCTTTTACAAGATCAGAGAACAGATCAGAAAAAAAGGCACGTCTGCTACGGAGAAGGACCAGTGTATTGAACAAGTGAAGTGGTTCTTTAATGTAATAGCAGGGGAAGGAACTCCAAAGCAAGCCAAAGGGAACCAGTTTGATGTGTTTCTCAGAGAACTGGACGAAACATACTCCAGCATGCCAATGTTTCTTCTATCTTTCTTTGAAACAATATGTCTTGCAGTGGATCTGCAGATCAAAGCAACGAAGAAACTAGGACAAAAGGTTATGATGCAGTTGCAGTCTGAATTCATATCAAAAATTGAATCTGCCAACACCATTCCAGAGTATGATGAAATCCTCAAAAGACTGTCAGAGGCCCAGAGATCTTGCTATTTCAATGGAATCTGTAAAAGTCTGAATGATTTCAGACTCCACGTCACGGTGCCAATTCGACTGCACCATTCAACAAAGGGAGATTTCATGTCACATATGGACAAACACTACTCCAATCTTTTTTACCTGGTTTAA